One stretch of Novosphingobium pentaromativorans US6-1 DNA includes these proteins:
- a CDS encoding glycosyltransferase family 87 protein has protein sequence MGADFLRKMDWLGRDRAVAYLRIIAFLNVASLVLLVATSQDGVDANGFLLGSDFVSFWTVGHMLQDHGNVYDGAAHIAAQRKFFASSGGYTAFFYPPTFLPFCWPLGFLSYFPALVSWLLATSGIYVIAVRRWQAALRFDFPLWLLVLAFPAVPIVITHGQTSFMVAALLGLGALLVPGRPVIAGILFGLATIKPQFGILVPLVLLLTREWKVIASAAVTAFALALLSALAFGADTFAGWYAASGRAQVAMVEGAVGFGKMTSVFAGARLIGLTPGLAYGAQAAVGLATIILLIRAFRARPYSPALGALMLAAAPLVTPFVLDYDMVLLAFPLLWLTSRGIADGFRDWEKLALALAFIAPVFARPIGLHLGIPIMPLILGFLFWVLLRRYSAEAHPRAPIALQP, from the coding sequence ATGGGGGCCGATTTTCTGCGCAAGATGGACTGGTTGGGCCGTGACAGGGCAGTGGCCTACTTGCGGATCATCGCATTTCTGAATGTTGCATCGCTGGTGCTTCTCGTCGCCACATCGCAGGACGGCGTGGATGCCAACGGCTTCCTGCTGGGCAGCGACTTCGTCAGTTTCTGGACCGTCGGCCACATGCTGCAGGACCATGGCAACGTGTATGACGGTGCAGCGCATATCGCCGCTCAGCGAAAGTTCTTTGCCTCGTCCGGAGGCTACACGGCCTTTTTCTATCCACCCACATTTCTGCCGTTCTGCTGGCCCCTCGGATTTCTTTCCTACTTTCCGGCCCTGGTCAGCTGGCTGCTGGCAACGAGCGGGATATACGTCATCGCAGTGCGTCGCTGGCAGGCCGCGTTGCGGTTCGACTTTCCGCTCTGGCTGCTGGTTCTTGCCTTCCCGGCCGTGCCCATCGTCATCACCCACGGGCAGACTTCCTTCATGGTTGCGGCGCTTTTGGGACTGGGGGCGCTGCTGGTGCCCGGCAGGCCCGTGATTGCCGGAATTCTTTTCGGGCTGGCTACGATCAAGCCGCAGTTCGGCATCCTCGTCCCGCTGGTCCTGCTGCTGACCCGCGAGTGGAAGGTGATCGCTTCGGCCGCCGTCACCGCTTTCGCTTTGGCCCTGCTATCCGCGCTGGCCTTCGGGGCTGACACCTTCGCGGGCTGGTATGCGGCAAGCGGGCGAGCGCAGGTGGCCATGGTCGAAGGCGCAGTAGGCTTCGGCAAGATGACGAGCGTGTTCGCAGGGGCGCGACTGATCGGGCTCACGCCCGGCCTGGCTTATGGTGCGCAGGCGGCGGTGGGCCTTGCGACGATCATCCTTCTGATCCGGGCCTTCCGGGCAAGACCTTATTCGCCGGCACTGGGCGCGCTCATGCTCGCAGCTGCGCCGCTGGTGACGCCTTTCGTCCTCGATTACGACATGGTGTTGCTCGCCTTTCCGCTGCTCTGGCTGACCAGCCGCGGGATCGCAGATGGCTTCCGCGATTGGGAGAAGCTGGCCCTCGCACTTGCCTTCATTGCGCCGGTCTTCGCGCGGCCCATTGGCCTTCACCTTGGCATACCGATCATGCCGTTGATCCTGGGGTTCCTGTTCTGGGTCCTGCTTCGCCGCTATTCCGCCGAAGCTCACCCCCGCGCGCCGATTGCCTTGCAACCCTAG